A genomic window from Leptolyngbya sp. BL0902 includes:
- a CDS encoding transglycosylase domain-containing protein, whose translation MSTNTIRQKTRTQPKPLRRNTGVLKYVQDVGQVTAATLLGTTMLVSAVVAGGLVGLAISFRNLPDVRVLRNYAPSETSYIYDIDGNLLFRLHDEANREVVDINDISPHLKRAVLAIEDSYFYSHNGINPSSVGRALLANAQAGSTVEGGSTITMQLVKNLFLTPERSISRKVAEAVLALRLEQVFSKEEILEMYLNQVYWGHNNYGVETAAQSYFNKSARDLTLPEASVMAGLIQAPERYSPFNNYGATKQRQAMVLSRMRQLGWISAEEQASAQGAPLLIGEITSFGSSSVPYVTDATVLELKDRFGTDAVLKGGMRVQTTIDLTMQRQAEEVVRRHNSRIARMADQMALVAIDPRTHFVKAMVGGVDYSKSQFNRATMAQRQPGSAFKPFVYYAAFATGRYAPDSSIADTPVSYPDGYRSYSPRNYDGSFMGDISIRKALEVSRNVPAVKLGQTVGINNIIELCRTLGIQSPMLPVTSLPLGAVDLTPMEMAGAYATFANNGWHSDPTFIVQVTDSSGNLLLDNTPNPQLVLDPWAAAALNDVLQGVIVRGTARSADIGRPAAGKTGTTDSQRDVWFVGYVPQLATAVWVGNDNYRPMRSGATGGTYAAPVWRDFMRQALADVPVENFRRPSDFVRP comes from the coding sequence GTGTCTACAAATACGATTCGCCAAAAAACTCGAACTCAGCCTAAGCCCCTGCGCCGCAACACGGGGGTGCTGAAGTATGTGCAGGATGTTGGCCAAGTCACAGCGGCTACCCTGCTGGGAACCACGATGCTGGTGAGTGCGGTGGTGGCTGGAGGGTTGGTGGGGCTGGCGATCAGCTTCCGCAACCTGCCCGATGTGCGGGTGCTGCGGAACTATGCCCCCAGCGAAACCAGCTATATCTACGACATTGACGGCAATCTCCTTTTCCGTCTCCACGACGAAGCTAACCGCGAGGTGGTAGACATCAACGACATTTCGCCCCACCTCAAGCGGGCGGTGCTGGCCATTGAAGACAGCTATTTTTATTCCCACAACGGCATTAACCCCAGCAGTGTGGGCCGTGCCCTGTTGGCCAACGCCCAGGCTGGATCGACGGTGGAGGGTGGTTCCACCATCACCATGCAGTTGGTGAAGAACCTGTTCCTCACACCGGAACGATCCATTAGCCGGAAGGTGGCGGAGGCCGTTTTGGCCCTGCGCCTAGAGCAGGTGTTCTCCAAGGAAGAAATCCTGGAAATGTACCTCAATCAGGTCTATTGGGGCCACAACAACTATGGGGTGGAGACAGCCGCCCAAAGCTACTTCAACAAATCGGCGCGGGATCTCACCCTACCCGAGGCGTCGGTGATGGCAGGGTTGATCCAAGCCCCAGAGCGCTATAGTCCCTTCAACAACTATGGAGCCACCAAACAGCGGCAGGCGATGGTGCTAAGCCGGATGCGCCAACTGGGCTGGATTTCCGCTGAGGAGCAGGCCAGTGCCCAGGGGGCTCCCCTGCTGATTGGTGAAATCACCTCCTTTGGCAGCAGCAGCGTGCCCTACGTCACCGATGCCACGGTGCTGGAACTGAAGGATCGCTTTGGTACCGATGCGGTGCTGAAGGGAGGAATGCGCGTCCAAACCACCATCGACCTCACGATGCAGCGTCAGGCGGAGGAAGTGGTGCGTCGCCATAATAGCCGCATTGCCCGCATGGCCGACCAAATGGCCCTAGTTGCCATCGATCCGCGCACCCACTTTGTGAAGGCAATGGTCGGTGGTGTTGACTACAGCAAGAGCCAGTTTAACCGCGCCACCATGGCCCAGCGCCAGCCCGGTTCGGCCTTTAAGCCCTTCGTGTACTACGCCGCCTTTGCCACCGGACGCTACGCCCCCGACAGCAGCATTGCCGATACCCCGGTCAGCTATCCCGACGGCTACCGTTCCTACAGCCCCCGCAACTATGACGGATCCTTTATGGGAGATATCTCCATCCGCAAGGCGCTGGAGGTGTCTCGCAACGTGCCCGCTGTGAAGTTGGGGCAAACGGTAGGCATCAACAACATTATTGAACTTTGCCGCACCCTCGGCATCCAAAGCCCCATGCTGCCCGTGACCTCCCTTCCCCTTGGGGCGGTGGATCTCACCCCCATGGAAATGGCCGGAGCCTATGCCACCTTTGCCAACAACGGCTGGCATTCTGACCCCACCTTCATCGTCCAAGTTACCGACAGCAGCGGCAACCTGCTGCTCGACAATACCCCGAACCCCCAACTGGTACTCGACCCCTGGGCCGCCGCCGCCCTCAATGACGTCTTGCAGGGGGTGATTGTGCGCGGTACGGCCAGAAGCGCCGACATTGGCCGTCCGGCAGCGGGCAAAACCGGAACCACCGACTCCCAGCGGGACGTGTGGTTTGTGGGCTATGTGCCCCAACTGGCGACGGCGGTGTGGGTCGGCAACGACAACTACCGCCCAATGCGATCCGGGGCCACGGGGGGAACCTACGCCGCTCCAGTTTGGCGAGACTTCATGCGCCAAGCCCTAGCTGATGTGCCCGTTGAAAACTTCCGACGGCCCTCAGACTTTGTACGGCCCTAG
- a CDS encoding response regulator transcription factor: protein MGSVSVHVIEGNPHLRSLLGWHLQQAGYKVFQSADMVRTRELFRAKQPNLVILDSQLPDGNGLELCRWLHSHGQPLIMILSACTTEADIVAGLRAGADDYLTKPFGMQEFLARVEALTRRSRLMTAPASLTYGDLNIDLVQRRVHFRGEYIDLTPQEFSLLYVLTQASGAPLSRTDLLRRAWPDAIDNPRTVDTHILSLRKKIEVDPRQPNIIQTVRNVGYRFNVERVTAETNGHSRHGNLASSGLG, encoded by the coding sequence GTGGGTTCTGTATCCGTTCACGTCATTGAGGGCAACCCCCACTTGCGTTCACTCCTGGGGTGGCACCTTCAGCAGGCTGGCTACAAAGTCTTTCAGTCAGCCGATATGGTGCGAACTCGCGAATTATTTCGGGCCAAACAGCCCAACCTGGTTATCCTAGATTCTCAGTTGCCCGATGGTAATGGTTTGGAGCTGTGCCGTTGGCTGCACAGCCACGGTCAACCCCTCATTATGATCCTCTCCGCCTGCACTACCGAGGCAGACATTGTAGCGGGTCTGCGGGCCGGAGCCGACGACTACCTCACCAAGCCCTTTGGGATGCAGGAATTTTTGGCTCGGGTAGAGGCGCTCACCCGTCGTAGTCGGCTGATGACAGCTCCGGCCTCCCTCACCTATGGCGACCTCAACATTGACCTAGTGCAGCGCCGAGTGCATTTCCGAGGCGAATATATCGACCTTACCCCCCAAGAATTTAGCCTGCTCTACGTCCTGACCCAGGCATCTGGGGCTCCCCTCAGCCGCACCGATTTGCTACGACGAGCTTGGCCCGATGCCATCGACAATCCCCGCACCGTCGATACCCATATTCTGTCCCTACGCAAAAAGATTGAGGTCGATCCTCGCCAGCCCAACATCATTCAGACCGTCCGCAACGTGGGGTATCGCTTTAATGTCGAGCGCGTAACCGCCGAAACCAACGGCCACAGCCGCCATGGCAACCTCGCCTCCTCCGGCTTGGGTTGA
- a CDS encoding two-component system response regulator has protein sequence MISIHDGYILVLDPEHQEIRNIHAMEADLPYPVLVAQSAEQAIGWLRQGQPCLVILVGNSRQAWSSTLARHLRQISPNNAVTIVALTDSASPQWNHTEDVPELDGFLVKPLSLDIIRSLVESAQARQTWQGA, from the coding sequence ATGATTTCGATCCATGATGGCTATATTCTCGTCCTAGACCCAGAGCACCAGGAGATCCGCAATATTCACGCCATGGAGGCCGACTTGCCCTACCCGGTGTTGGTGGCCCAGTCTGCGGAGCAAGCCATCGGCTGGCTGAGGCAGGGCCAGCCCTGCTTGGTCATTTTGGTGGGCAATAGTCGCCAAGCCTGGTCATCAACGCTGGCACGACATTTACGACAAATATCACCCAATAACGCCGTTACGATTGTAGCCCTTACCGATTCTGCGAGCCCCCAGTGGAACCACACAGAGGATGTGCCAGAATTAGATGGGTTTCTTGTCAAACCGCTCAGCCTTGATATTATTAGATCCTTGGTTGAATCGGCCCAAGCTCGACAGACCTGGCAAGGGGCTTGA
- the nagA gene encoding N-acetylglucosamine-6-phosphate deacetylase — translation MTRYALTQCTLYTGYRILSNHALIVDGSTILDVVPTASLPSDLPRQEGSGWVAAPGFIDLQLNGCGGVMFNDAITPDTLSTMHRTNLRSGTTSFLPTLITTSDQAMEQAIAVVDAYRRQYPHRVLGLHLEGPYLNPKRRGIHDGRYVRPADDAMMTQMIEAGPERVRLITLAPEQVSAAQIRRLVEAGIRVSAGHSDANFEAAIAGFEAGIRMVTHLFNAMSPWMGRSPGLVGAAFSRPDVYAGIIVDGHHVHFDSVQLAHRLKGDHLVLVSDATPPVGTAMASFIIGGQEVFYREGKCVSAEGTLGGSALTLIEAVRHCVDQVGLPLAEALRMASLYPARAIGVDQTLGKLAPGYGANVVVFDPHQWTIQGVIDQGQWCPTT, via the coding sequence ATGACCCGATATGCCCTAACCCAATGCACGCTATATACGGGCTATCGCATTCTGTCGAACCACGCCCTGATTGTGGATGGATCCACCATTTTGGATGTGGTGCCCACGGCCAGTCTGCCCTCAGACCTGCCCCGCCAGGAGGGATCGGGCTGGGTGGCGGCTCCGGGCTTCATTGACCTCCAGCTCAACGGCTGCGGCGGGGTGATGTTTAACGATGCCATTACCCCAGACACCCTGAGCACCATGCATCGCACCAACCTGCGAAGTGGTACCACCAGCTTTCTGCCCACTTTGATCACGACCTCCGATCAGGCGATGGAGCAGGCCATAGCCGTGGTAGATGCCTATCGGCGGCAGTATCCTCATCGGGTGCTGGGGCTGCATCTAGAAGGGCCTTACCTCAACCCCAAACGGCGAGGCATCCACGACGGTCGCTATGTGCGCCCTGCGGATGACGCCATGATGACCCAGATGATAGAAGCTGGCCCAGAGCGAGTCCGCCTAATCACCCTAGCCCCAGAACAGGTTTCGGCAGCTCAGATTCGGCGACTAGTGGAGGCGGGCATTCGGGTATCAGCGGGCCATTCCGACGCCAACTTTGAGGCGGCGATAGCAGGGTTTGAGGCGGGCATCCGCATGGTGACGCATTTGTTCAATGCCATGTCGCCCTGGATGGGACGGTCGCCCGGTTTGGTCGGCGCTGCGTTTAGCCGTCCTGACGTCTACGCGGGCATCATTGTAGATGGCCACCATGTCCACTTTGATTCGGTGCAGTTGGCCCATCGGCTGAAGGGGGATCACCTGGTTCTGGTATCTGACGCCACCCCCCCCGTGGGCACAGCGATGGCGTCCTTCATCATCGGCGGGCAGGAGGTGTTCTACCGCGAGGGCAAATGTGTCTCGGCGGAGGGCACCCTAGGCGGATCGGCCCTCACCCTGATCGAAGCGGTGCGTCACTGCGTCGATCAAGTAGGTTTGCCCCTGGCCGAAGCCCTACGGATGGCCAGCCTCTATCCGGCCCGCGCCATTGGTGTGGATCAAACCCTAGGAAAACTGGCCCCAGGATACGGCGCAAATGTCGTGGTGTTTGATCCGCACCAATGGACAATCCAGGGCGTGATCGATCAGGGGCAGTGGTGCCCAACCACCTAG
- a CDS encoding YeeE/YedE family protein has translation MIDWWYGLLGGGLIGLSATLLLAFNGRIAGISGMVNGAISFARAESWRWIFLVGMLGGGALYEYALAPNPTPTYDFAPVTMIIAGLLVGFGTRMGNGCTSGHGVCGLGRLSVRSLVAVVSFMVAGFVTVFITRHILGL, from the coding sequence GTGATTGATTGGTGGTATGGCCTATTAGGCGGCGGGCTGATTGGCCTTAGCGCCACGCTGCTGCTGGCCTTTAACGGACGCATCGCAGGTATTAGCGGCATGGTCAATGGGGCGATTAGCTTCGCTAGGGCCGAGAGTTGGCGCTGGATTTTCCTGGTGGGGATGCTGGGTGGCGGCGCACTGTATGAGTATGCCCTGGCCCCCAATCCCACCCCAACCTATGACTTTGCCCCCGTCACCATGATCATCGCCGGATTGCTGGTGGGTTTTGGCACCCGCATGGGCAATGGCTGTACCAGTGGCCACGGCGTTTGTGGGTTGGGGCGGCTCTCGGTGCGATCCTTAGTGGCAGTAGTGAGCTTCATGGTGGCGGGCTTTGTGACGGTGTTCATCACCCGCCATATTCTGGGGCTGTAG
- a CDS encoding DUF6691 family protein, producing MKFQQHLVTLVSGLLFGLGLGYAQMIDPEKVIGFLDLLGSWDPTLAFVMGGAVAVTLVTFRFILKRPHPIFGSKFYVPTRQDIDKPLILGAALFGIGWGIGGYCPGPAITALVLGSLNPVLFLGAMVLGSLSYKWISDRTPPESTPTPESRPS from the coding sequence ATGAAATTTCAACAACACCTTGTCACCCTCGTTTCTGGTCTGCTCTTCGGCCTAGGTTTAGGCTATGCCCAGATGATCGATCCCGAAAAGGTCATTGGCTTCCTCGACTTACTAGGATCTTGGGATCCAACCCTAGCCTTTGTCATGGGAGGGGCGGTCGCCGTGACGCTGGTGACGTTCCGATTTATCCTCAAGCGGCCTCACCCCATCTTCGGCAGTAAATTCTATGTGCCCACCCGCCAAGACATTGACAAGCCCCTCATCCTCGGAGCGGCCCTGTTTGGCATTGGCTGGGGCATTGGCGGCTATTGTCCTGGCCCCGCCATTACGGCCTTGGTGCTGGGGTCTTTGAACCCGGTACTGTTCCTTGGGGCGATGGTGCTTGGATCGCTCTCCTACAAGTGGATCAGTGATCGCACCCCGCCAGAATCGACCCCTACGCCAGAAAGTCGCCCTAGCTGA
- a CDS encoding branched-chain amino acid transaminase translates to MQNFLPIAYFEGQFRDFQDAKLSIATHALHYGTGAFGGLRGIPDPHHEGQILLFRLDRHSQRLSTSARLLNYDLPAETIQSVLIDFVKKNQPKVSFYLRPFVYTSDLGISPRLHKVEKNFFVYGLELGDYLSPEGVSCRISSWYRQEDRSLPLRGKISGAYITSSLAKTEAVESGFDEAILMNSQGKVSEASGMNVFIVRNGKLITPGFEQDILEGITRDSILTVARDLGIEVVERPVDKTELFIADEVFLSGTAAKITPVRQVETYMTPTHRPITTQLREKLTAITEGRDPAYDHWVFRVPLA, encoded by the coding sequence ATGCAAAACTTTCTGCCCATTGCCTACTTTGAAGGCCAGTTTCGGGACTTTCAAGACGCCAAGCTCTCCATTGCCACCCACGCCCTCCACTACGGAACGGGAGCCTTTGGTGGGCTGCGGGGCATTCCCGATCCTCACCACGAGGGGCAGATTTTGCTGTTTCGCCTAGATCGCCACAGCCAGCGCCTTAGCACCAGTGCACGGCTGCTAAATTACGATCTCCCTGCCGAAACGATCCAGTCGGTGCTGATTGATTTCGTCAAGAAAAACCAGCCGAAGGTATCGTTTTACCTGCGCCCCTTTGTCTACACCTCTGATTTAGGCATTTCTCCCCGCCTACACAAGGTGGAGAAAAATTTCTTTGTCTACGGCCTAGAACTAGGGGACTACCTCTCGCCGGAGGGGGTTTCCTGTCGAATTAGCTCCTGGTATCGCCAGGAAGACCGCAGCCTGCCCCTGCGCGGCAAAATCAGCGGAGCTTACATCACCTCCTCCTTGGCCAAGACCGAAGCGGTGGAATCAGGCTTTGACGAAGCCATTTTGATGAACTCCCAGGGCAAGGTGAGTGAAGCTTCCGGGATGAATGTATTCATCGTCCGCAACGGCAAGCTGATCACGCCGGGGTTTGAGCAAGACATTCTAGAGGGCATTACCCGCGACAGCATCCTCACCGTAGCCCGCGACCTCGGCATTGAGGTCGTCGAGCGCCCGGTCGATAAAACCGAACTGTTCATTGCTGATGAGGTGTTCCTCAGCGGTACAGCGGCCAAAATCACCCCTGTGCGCCAGGTCGAAACCTACATGACCCCCACCCACCGCCCCATCACCACCCAGCTTCGCGAAAAACTGACGGCCATCACCGAGGGCCGTGATCCTGCCTACGACCACTGGGTTTTCCGGGTGCCGCTGGCCTAG
- a CDS encoding pentapeptide repeat-containing protein, giving the protein MAQTSHPQSMATPVSADRVKGVLSNRHSLALRRLLAWGLEVGFLVGAAAVPWGLGEGIRQRVEADLVPLNPVSQIVQGGVARTLGQPRSSLIQEVPVTTNLLWFSGVLLPMGLLGVHLHQVAKTGKSWPKAWLGLQVVTLENGMPGYRAAFLREGGGKIGAPLGAAYLVWLGSGALLTGMTGGSTVLACALVLGATGLTNQSRRALHDYWAGTKVLLLRGGRLPVRHPVHHGEVKTATVDLAPDGTVSPLGTQTALVRPTVATAAHRLFPFAQAQLLTMTQEEGGLRAIVISPLEETQPQRWWQRLSWGSMALGVAGVTLALALGHGLRRQALVGTALSAPAGGSDDLFLALVENLSLRANTFRDQQAAALALASSQDPRAITLLVDLLAQTGDPALLDTIQQALVTLGPPALPHLQRLNLALANDIVALAPDQRLIAQLRQRTVKRTLAKILVLHSGQLQGVDLSGTNLAQVAEGPDAFTLVLEQQNLAGIRWNQAVLSGARLRKVILFDPGPDGRPDTFDDWISDLSQSDLTEASLVAAQLRHTLFHNASLLRANLSNAQAQYADFSGANASSALFIAAEADQARFRGTSLSGADFTEAQLTQADFTEARLREATLAGANLTQAILSRADLNAADLRASTLTGANLAEADLRNSRLTQAHLENANLQNANLQNANLQDTVLTGANLAGANLQGAVFFTATAPPSSGFIATLAEPETGNALAGVDFSRAKNLDPDQLGYICQQGGTHPQCGP; this is encoded by the coding sequence ATGGCGCAGACTTCCCATCCCCAATCCATGGCAACCCCCGTATCGGCGGATCGGGTGAAGGGGGTGCTGTCTAATCGCCACAGCTTGGCCCTGCGGCGGCTTTTGGCCTGGGGGCTGGAGGTCGGTTTTTTGGTGGGGGCGGCGGCGGTGCCCTGGGGGTTGGGTGAAGGGATACGTCAACGGGTCGAGGCTGATCTGGTGCCCCTAAACCCAGTGTCGCAGATTGTGCAGGGGGGGGTAGCGCGCACCCTAGGACAACCCCGTTCTAGCCTCATTCAGGAGGTGCCCGTCACCACCAATTTGCTGTGGTTCAGCGGTGTGCTGCTGCCCATGGGTCTGCTAGGAGTCCACCTTCACCAGGTGGCCAAAACGGGCAAAAGTTGGCCGAAAGCTTGGCTGGGGCTGCAAGTAGTGACGCTAGAGAATGGGATGCCCGGTTATCGGGCCGCGTTCCTACGCGAAGGGGGAGGCAAAATCGGGGCTCCGTTGGGGGCGGCCTACCTGGTGTGGCTGGGCAGCGGCGCGTTGTTGACAGGCATGACAGGCGGCAGCACGGTACTGGCCTGCGCCTTGGTGTTGGGGGCCACGGGGTTAACGAACCAGTCTCGCCGTGCCCTCCACGACTATTGGGCGGGGACTAAGGTGCTGCTGCTGCGGGGGGGACGGTTGCCCGTTAGGCATCCTGTCCACCATGGCGAAGTTAAAACTGCCACGGTAGACCTAGCCCCCGACGGCACGGTCTCCCCCCTGGGGACGCAAACGGCCCTTGTGCGGCCCACGGTGGCCACAGCGGCCCATCGGCTGTTTCCCTTTGCCCAGGCCCAATTGCTCACCATGACCCAGGAGGAGGGCGGCCTGCGGGCGATTGTGATTTCCCCCTTGGAGGAGACCCAGCCCCAGCGGTGGTGGCAGCGGTTGTCCTGGGGGTCGATGGCCCTTGGGGTAGCGGGGGTTACGTTGGCCTTGGCCCTGGGCCATGGTCTGCGGCGACAGGCCTTGGTGGGCACTGCCCTATCCGCCCCTGCCGGGGGGAGCGACGATTTGTTCCTGGCCCTGGTAGAGAACCTCAGCCTGAGAGCCAATACCTTTCGGGATCAGCAGGCCGCTGCCCTGGCCCTAGCCAGCAGCCAAGATCCGAGAGCCATCACGCTGCTGGTAGATCTCCTGGCTCAAACGGGGGATCCGGCCCTGCTGGATACGATTCAGCAGGCGCTTGTTACCCTGGGGCCACCAGCCCTACCCCATCTCCAACGCCTCAACCTGGCCTTGGCCAACGATATCGTTGCCCTGGCCCCCGATCAACGCCTGATTGCCCAACTGCGTCAGCGCACCGTGAAGCGCACCCTAGCCAAAATTTTGGTGCTCCACAGCGGCCAGCTCCAGGGGGTTGATCTCAGCGGCACCAACTTGGCCCAGGTAGCAGAAGGCCCCGATGCCTTTACCCTAGTGCTAGAGCAACAGAACCTCGCCGGAATTCGCTGGAACCAGGCCGTGCTGTCTGGGGCGCGGCTACGCAAGGTCATTTTGTTTGATCCAGGCCCCGATGGTCGTCCTGATACCTTCGACGACTGGATTTCTGACCTCAGCCAATCCGACCTGACGGAGGCCAGCTTGGTTGCCGCCCAACTGCGCCACACCCTGTTTCACAATGCCAGCCTGCTGCGGGCCAACCTCAGCAACGCCCAAGCCCAGTATGCCGACTTCTCTGGGGCTAACGCCAGCAGCGCCCTGTTCATCGCTGCCGAGGCTGACCAGGCCCGCTTCCGGGGCACCAGTTTGTCCGGGGCCGACTTTACCGAAGCTCAACTCACCCAGGCCGACTTCACCGAAGCCCGCCTGCGGGAAGCCACCCTGGCCGGGGCCAATCTCACCCAGGCCATCCTGTCCCGCGCCGACCTCAATGCCGCCGACCTGCGAGCAAGCACCCTCACCGGAGCCAACCTAGCCGAGGCCGATCTCCGCAACAGTCGCCTCACCCAGGCTCACCTAGAAAATGCCAATCTCCAAAACGCCAATCTCCAAAACGCCAACCTTCAAGATACGGTGCTGACCGGGGCCAATTTGGCCGGGGCCAATTTGCAAGGCGCAGTTTTCTTTACGGCCACGGCTCCCCCTAGCAGCGGGTTTATTGCCACCCTCGCCGAGCCAGAAACCGGAAATGCCCTAGCTGGGGTGGACTTTTCTAGGGCGAAAAACCTAGATCCCGATCAGCTTGGCTACATTTGCCAGCAGGGGGGCACCCATCCCCAATGTGGCCCCTAA
- a CDS encoding ATP-binding protein, which translates to MVKTVRQERLKVTSQIDLVSHVQRWFNEVCRTLEDDCAWVTHYTDRLGLALTEGFTNAVRHAHAHLPPDTAINIDVDLANDCVEIRIWDHGQPFNPDLLPEPQPGELLDNGGYGWFLLRRLADRVTYQRLQDGRNCLSIVKYGVCTLG; encoded by the coding sequence ATGGTCAAAACGGTACGACAGGAACGGCTCAAAGTGACCAGCCAGATTGACCTCGTCAGTCATGTGCAGCGCTGGTTTAACGAGGTTTGCCGAACCCTAGAAGACGATTGTGCGTGGGTGACGCACTACACCGACCGCTTGGGTTTAGCCCTCACCGAAGGCTTTACCAACGCCGTTCGCCATGCCCATGCCCATCTTCCCCCCGATACGGCCATCAATATCGACGTTGACCTCGCGAACGATTGCGTCGAGATTCGGATCTGGGATCACGGGCAGCCCTTCAATCCCGACCTTTTGCCAGAGCCACAACCTGGAGAACTGTTAGATAATGGGGGCTATGGCTGGTTCCTGCTGCGTCGATTGGCCGACCGAGTCACCTATCAACGCCTCCAAGATGGGCGGAACTGCCTCTCCATTGTGAAGTACGGCGTCTGCACCCTAGGCTAG
- the petD gene encoding cytochrome b6-f complex subunit IV, producing the protein MATIKKPDLSDPKLREMLKQGMGHNYYGEPAWPNDLLYIFPVVILGSIACCVALAVLDPALVGEPADPFATPLEILPEWYLYPTFQILRIVPNKLLGIGAMTAIPLGLMLVPFIESINKFQNPFRRPVATTLFLFGTLVTLWLGIGATFPIQESLTLGLF; encoded by the coding sequence ATGGCAACCATTAAGAAGCCGGATCTCAGCGATCCTAAGCTCAGAGAAATGCTCAAGCAGGGCATGGGCCACAACTACTACGGCGAACCTGCTTGGCCCAACGACCTGCTCTACATCTTCCCCGTGGTGATTCTGGGCTCCATTGCCTGTTGCGTAGCCCTGGCCGTGCTCGATCCTGCCCTAGTGGGTGAGCCCGCCGATCCCTTCGCCACCCCCCTGGAAATTCTGCCGGAGTGGTACCTGTACCCCACCTTCCAAATTCTGCGGATTGTGCCTAACAAGCTGCTGGGTATCGGCGCAATGACCGCTATTCCCCTGGGGCTGATGCTGGTGCCCTTCATCGAGAGCATCAACAAGTTCCAAAATCCCTTCCGCCGTCCTGTGGCCACCACCCTGTTCCTGTTCGGTACCCTAGTGACCCTGTGGCTGGGCATTGGCGCTACCTTCCCCATCCAAGAATCCCTGACCCTGGGCCTGTTCTAG
- the petB gene encoding cytochrome b6 — protein sequence MFTKQVTDSKAYQWFNERLEIQALADDISSKYVPPHVNIFYCLGGITLTCFLIQFATGFAMTFYYKPTVTEAFNSVQYLMTDVNFGWLIRSIHRWSASMMVLMMILHVFRVYLTGGFKKPRELTWVTGVILAVITVTFGVTGYSLPWDQVGYWAVKIVSGVPGAIPVVGGTVVELMRGGEAVGQATLTRFYSLHTFVLPWAIAVFMLMHFLMIRKQGISGPL from the coding sequence ATGTTTACCAAGCAAGTTACCGACTCTAAGGCCTATCAGTGGTTCAATGAGCGGCTGGAAATTCAGGCCCTAGCCGACGACATCTCCAGCAAGTACGTGCCTCCCCACGTCAACATCTTCTACTGTCTAGGCGGCATTACCCTCACCTGCTTCCTGATCCAGTTCGCCACTGGGTTCGCCATGACGTTTTACTACAAACCCACGGTAACGGAAGCGTTTAACTCGGTTCAGTACCTGATGACCGACGTCAACTTTGGTTGGCTGATCCGCTCCATCCACCGCTGGTCTGCCAGCATGATGGTGCTGATGATGATCCTCCACGTCTTTCGCGTGTACCTCACGGGCGGCTTCAAAAAGCCCCGCGAGCTCACCTGGGTGACGGGCGTGATTCTGGCCGTCATCACCGTAACCTTCGGTGTGACGGGCTACTCTCTGCCTTGGGACCAAGTGGGATACTGGGCCGTGAAAATCGTGTCCGGCGTTCCTGGTGCGATTCCCGTGGTGGGCGGCACTGTGGTTGAACTGATGCGCGGCGGCGAAGCGGTGGGCCAAGCTACCCTTACCCGCTTCTACAGCCTGCACACCTTCGTTCTACCCTGGGCGATTGCCGTGTTCATGCTGATGCACTTCCTGATGATCCGCAAGCAAGGCATCTCCGGGCCTTTGTAA